The Marivivens sp. LCG002 genome contains a region encoding:
- a CDS encoding ABC transporter permease, with protein MDIFALFDLAVLDGTVRLATPLLLACLAGLFSERAGIFDIGLEGKMLAAAFLSGAVAATTGNAWIGLLAGVAASLVLSLIHGLASITFRGNQLISGVAINFFAAGLTVVVAQSWFQQGGRTPSLSEGGRFNPITWFGADGNGFYSEVISGHSILVYGALLCVPLTWWVLYRTRYGLRLRAVGENPASVDTAGVSVVGLRYSAVIICGVLCGIAGAYLATALQAGFVKDMTAGRGYIALAALIFAKWRPWYALGATTLFGYLQALSLRPDILERAIGVKVQVQLLDALPYILTVVILAGFVGKAIPPRAGGEPYVKER; from the coding sequence ATGGATATCTTTGCGCTCTTTGATCTCGCCGTGCTCGACGGAACGGTGCGCCTTGCCACCCCGCTGCTTCTGGCTTGCCTTGCGGGGCTCTTTTCGGAACGTGCAGGCATTTTCGACATCGGTCTCGAAGGCAAAATGCTTGCAGCCGCGTTTTTGTCGGGCGCTGTTGCGGCCACCACGGGCAATGCTTGGATCGGCCTTCTGGCGGGCGTAGCGGCTTCGCTCGTCCTGTCGCTCATACACGGACTTGCGTCGATCACCTTCCGTGGCAACCAACTTATCTCGGGCGTTGCGATCAACTTTTTCGCAGCGGGTCTAACCGTCGTCGTCGCGCAAAGTTGGTTCCAACAGGGCGGACGCACGCCATCGCTCTCGGAAGGCGGACGGTTCAACCCGATCACATGGTTCGGGGCAGACGGAAACGGGTTCTATTCCGAGGTGATTTCGGGCCATTCCATCCTTGTTTACGGGGCGCTGCTTTGCGTTCCACTGACATGGTGGGTGCTTTACCGCACGCGCTATGGACTTCGACTTCGCGCGGTCGGGGAAAACCCCGCTTCCGTCGATACCGCAGGCGTGTCGGTCGTCGGGCTGCGCTACTCTGCCGTTATTATCTGCGGCGTCCTCTGCGGGATCGCGGGGGCCTATCTCGCCACAGCACTTCAGGCAGGATTTGTGAAAGATATGACCGCGGGTCGCGGCTATATCGCCCTTGCCGCGTTGATTTTCGCCAAGTGGCGTCCTTGGTATGCGCTTGGGGCGACAACGCTCTTCGGCTATCTTCAGGCGCTTTCGCTGCGTCCCGACATTCTTGAGCGCGCCATCGGCGTCAAAGTTCAGGTCCAGTTGCTCGACGCCCTGCCCTATATCCTCACTGTTGTCATTCTTGCCGGCTTTGTCGGCAAAGCAATCCCGCCGCGCGCGGGTGGAGAACCCTATGTCAAAGAGCGCTGA